A genomic region of Sciurus carolinensis chromosome 7, mSciCar1.2, whole genome shotgun sequence contains the following coding sequences:
- the LOC124989157 gene encoding 60S ribosomal protein L23a-like: MAPKAKKEVPAPPKAEAKAKALKVKKAVLKGVHSHKKKKIRTSPTFQPPKTLRLRRQPKYPRKSAPRKNKLDHYAIIKFPLTTESAMKKIEDNNTLVFIVDVKANKHQIKQAVKKLYDIDVAKVNTLIRPDGEKKAYVRLAPDYDA; this comes from the coding sequence ATGGCGCCGAAAGCTAAGAAGGAAGTTCCTGCCCCTCCCAAAgctgaagcaaaagcaaaagctttGAAGGTCAAGAAGGCAGTGCTGAAGGGTGTCCACAGCCATAAAAAGAAGAAGATCCGCACATCACCTACCTTCCAGCCACCCAAGACTTTGCGGCTCCGGAGGCAGCCCAAATATCCTCGGAAGAGTGCCCCCAGGAAAAACAAGCTTGACCACTATGCCATCATTAAGTTCCCCCTGACCACTgagtcagccatgaagaagattGAAGACAACAACACACTTGTGTTCATTGTGGATGTCAAGGCCAACAAACACCAGATCAAACAAGCTGTAAAGAAGCTCTATGACATTGATGTGGCCAAGGTTAACACCCTGATTAGGCCTGATGGAGAGAAGAAGGCGTACGTTCGACTGGCTCCTGATTATGATGCTTAG